CGTTTTTCGCTCCCATTTGAGAGAGTTGTCGCGCCGTATCCTCAGTAGTTGCCCAAGCTAAGACAGAGCGTCTGGCTGTCAAACGAGCAAACGGATCGAGTTCTCCTAAACGACGAGAGAAGTCACGCAGTATTTCGTAGACTTTGCCTCTCCAGCTGAAGTCTTGCCAAAAAGCCTTTGGCGCAGTTTCGCCACCGCCTACTGGACCCCAAATGAAGGGAACTGGTAGCAGAGAGAGAAAACTGGGACTAGAGTACTTAACAAAAGTGACGTGCTGAATTAAGTCGAAGCCAATTTGAAGATGCAGTTGACGGGCAACAAAATAAGCTTGAATCTGCCAGAGATAGTAGTGGATTTGAAATGCTCCATTGCCCCACTTCCAACCGCCACCCCAGATTGGCAAGGTGAAATAGATAAAATGCAGGTTGGGGACTGGATGATGCGCTAGCTCTGCTTCAATTGCCTCGCGACCGTCATCAGGTCGAGTTAGTACCCAAACTTGATGGTATTTGGCAACCTCTCGAACTGTGTTCCAACCTACCCCTAGTTCAGTTCCTCGACCTGGTTCGCAGGCATAGGCAGACAATAGAATCTTCATCGACACAGTACCTCTTGGCGGACTAACCCAGTGGTAGAGAAATCTAAATATTGCTGAGCGATTTTCAAATACTGAAAGTCTCGCGCCCGTTTACGCGCCTGGTTTTGATAATGCTGCTTGAGGCTGGAGTTGCTGAGGATTTGCAAAATTCCTGTTGCCAGTGCTTCTGAATCTCCAGCAGCTACCATCATTCCGTGCTTCCCATATTCGATCAGATCCTTCGATCCGCCCGGGGCATCGTTGACGACAACAGCCGCACCGCAAGCCATTGCTTCTTGTAAAGCGATCGGACATCCTTCCCAAGCGGATGCGAGTACGAATACGTCACAGGCAGACATGTATCTGTAAGGGTTGCGGTCGTATCCCGGCATCGCTACGCAATCTTCAATTTGGAGTTCGTAGCACAGGTTTTCTAGTTGCGATCGCAAGGGTCCTTCACCCAAAATCAACAATCTGGCAGGCTGAATCTTGACAACGCGGGCAAAAGCACGCAGCAATACATCGAGTTGTTTTTGCTTGGCTAGACGAGCTACCGTAACGATGGTTGGTGTTTCAGAGTCTAGAAACCAGGGGTGATCGGTTGGTTTTTTCGCTAGTTGTTGCACGCGATCGAGGTCAATGGGGTTGAAAATGACCCGCATCGGAATACGCGGTGGCACTTTAATTGTTTCAACTAAGTCGGCGATCGTATCTTGAGAAACGGCAATTAAGCCATCACCATAGGGATACGTGTACCGCATTAGCATCGGCAGAGATTGCAGGTGCAGTTTATCTTGATGCTCGATGCCTGTTTCTAAGCTAATAATATTGTGTTCGCCAATAATAATTTGGCTATCAATTCCTGATAGATACCTTGCCCAAATTGCCGTGATATTAAAATACCAAGGCATTGGAAAGATAACATCTGGTTTACTTTGTTTGAGATAGCGAACAGTTGGGAGTAGAGAAAAAGCCGTGCGTTGAGTATTGAGAGTAACTATATTAATGTTTGGATATTGCTCTTTTTCTGCTTGAGTTGCCTTTAAAACCACAAACTCACAATTGATTCCTAATTCCTGAAAGCCGCGCGAGAGGGCAGTTCCTAAGCTAGTGAACGCACCACCTCCAATATCATGCGTCAGGATAGCAACTTTTTTCATAGTCATAAATTTCAATTATTTAAAACTAGGTTTGTCACCTGAACTAGGCATTTTGATGCTGCTTCTGGGGTATATTGACACATGATTTGTTGCGATTTTTTACCCATGTCTGCGATCGCCGTCGGGCGATTGATAAACTGACACATGAGTTCGGCTAGTTTTTCCGGCTGATTGGGGTCAAATACATAGCCATTCTCACCATGCACTATAAGTTCTGACGTTCCCGCACCTGTAGAACATAAAATTGGTTTACCCATCAGCATTGCTTCTAGTACCACCACACCCCAAGTATCTTCTAGCGTTGGTAGTACGAAGACATCAGCATTGTGAAAATAAGCACTGATGAGGTTGTAATCTACTCTGCCTACCCACTGGATGCAGTCAGTCAGATGATTCTCTTGAGCGAATTTTTCTAGTTCTTCTTGTTGCGATCCATTGCCTATAACTTGTAATGTGTATTCTCGATAACCTTGTTGCTGAAGAATCTGGCAGGCTTCTAGCAATATCTGTAATCCTTTTCTGGGAATAATATGTCCGACGAAAAGAAAAACTGGTCGCTGGATTTGAGAATTATTTAACTCAAGATTTTCCTGAATTGCTAAAGTTTTGGTGTCGGGAATTTCGTAAGGCTGAACGAAAACGCGGCTGTCTTTAGCGTTAAGAATATCTACTAGATAGGCTTTTCCAGCATGACTGTTGGTAATGCAAGCATCGGCAAGCTTGACCATTAGTCGCCGAACTAATAAACGTAATGCTGAATTGCGATAGTCTACACTAGGCGAACTACCTTCATAGGCAATGATGACTCGCCACCAACAAAGCGGTTTTAATAGGAGTGCTAGAATTGTCCAAATGCCAAAAGAACTAGAAAATATGGCATGAGGTCTAAGCCGAAGCAAGTGGAAAATAATACTGGGAGACAGATATGTGAAATTAGATCCGTAGCTTGTCGTTTCTCGCGCCATTTCTAGCACATGAAATTTACCGATAACTTCTACTACAAATGAGTTGTCAAATCCTCGTGCAAAACCAGGAAAAAGTCCAGTAAATACTTTAGTTTGAGGAAATATCTGTGTAAATTGGCAAAGCGCTGGCTGCCAATAAAACCACGCAACAGGCAACAACCACGCAATCCGAAAATTATGACTACGATCCACCTAAGGATACCTCTAGAAATACAAATATCAACTGCAAAGTGCAGCCGGAGAAGATTACTACCTAGCTGATTTGAATAACTTTGAATAATATCTTTGCATCTGTCTCTGATGGCGTTTTTAAAGATGTCATCAGAAGATAAGACTTAAAAATATATTTATAATGTAACTATCTTTACACCGATCGGCTTGTTTTTTTACCAATTTTACGTAAAATTTGAATTCTACGAGAATATACGTAGCATTCTTAAAGAAGAAGTAAAATTTGAACTATATCATGTACGGGAAGCCGATGGCGATCGCCACAAATAACTTCTGTAGGCTGCAAAGGCGATTGCTGTTTGTACTTGGTTTAAGTATTCCAGTTAATAAAACGCGCGTAAATATATGCAACTAACTCATTAATCAATTTCCGCACACCTGCACTGTAGCGCCACCAGTATTTTGGATCGTAATCGATGGGTGGCATGGCAATAATACCGACTTTAGTATTGGTTGAAGCTAGTGCTTGACGATACAGCAGCCAGCTTCGTCTAGCATGTAAATCGAGTGTTAGTAAATCAATCGATTTTATTGGTGTATTTGCCTTTTCTAACCACTGTTTAAAAGCAATAGCAGAAGCATAAGTTCGGTCTTTACGTACTTCTGGTGTCGGGACGGGAACGATTTTTTCTGACTCTAATCCTAACGTTTTTAAGGTTGCTGCTGCTAGCTCGGCATAATTTTTATATTCAGCTAAGTAGCATCCTCTTTCAATCGGAATACCTGTAGTCACGATCTGGCGATAGGAACCGCGTTTAAATCTAGCTAGTGCCTCTTTAACTGCATAGTCTGGTAGCCAGCCTTCAATGACCAAAACTTCAGCGTTAACTGGTTGATTAACAGCTAGAAATGAAGGTAAGTTACTAATACTGACAGTCAATAAAGTTAAAGTTAATAAGATCAAAAATAACCATCCCCATACCGTAGGCAACCATATTTCTTGTTGTCGAATGAGAGTGATATTTAGTAGTTTGAATTGCGATCGCTTTTTAGCAGCCATTAAAAATGTAGTTTTGCATAGCTTAGGGTGTAGAATCTACTTTAATCCAAAATTCGATTTCAGTCGTCAACTCTTCAAACTTAGTAGGATTAGGCGAATAGAATTCGCGACTAGAAAAACTAAGTCCGCGCAGGCGGACTACAGATATAGCCTTTTTCAATTCGATGAAATACAAGATCTGTAGGGGCGCACAGATGTGCGCCCCTACGAATGTATCGCATCATAACGAGAATCGCTATAAGTGAGTTTCAAACCATGTTTTGTGAGTTTTTCTAGCGCAGGGGTAACTTCTACTGGCTATCTACTGTTGCTGTCTTTTGTGTCTTTAAATAAGCAAACACGGATTTATCACCAATATCAGGTGGAATTGGTTGTACTGCTTTACGAATGGCAAAGATAACGAATAGTACAGCCCACGTACCAAGCATGATTTGTTCCCACTGGAGCGGTAAAATACCGCTTAAATGTCCTAACAATAGAATTGGTACTAGAGGTGTGAGAAATTTAGTTTCAAACCGATTAAAACAAAATGCCTCTTTGAAGTAAATTCCTGTGAGCGCTGCAAAAATAAAGCCAACACCCAATAAAGTTATTGGATGTTCGTAAACCGTGACAGCAAGTGGCGTACTATTACTCAATGCGATCGCGACTGCGGCGATCGTCCCGATCGCCCAAAATATTTGTAGGACGCGATGCAATACTGCCAGATATATATGAATAGTTAGTAAGCTAACACCCAACGCACCGCAAAAACAGAAAAATAGGGGTGTGAGTGCTGGAAAAACACCGGGATGAGGGTTCGACAGAACTAGAGTACTACCAATTGCAAAGCTGAGGGCGGCGATCGCTAAGCCAGTTCGATAGATAATAACACCGAGGCGATCGCTTTTATCGATTGTAAACTCACCAAACTGACCTTGATATGTTTCGGATACTATTTGTTGAGTCATAACTTATCTCTCACTAATAACCACTTCTACTCTATCTCCCCAATGCTGCTGCAATTGTAACTGGGCATTGCCGCAATTGATGGCAATTTCTACCCAGCCATGACTACCAACTAAGGCGAGTGCCGCTTCAGGAGAGACGTTGCTGTATGTTTGACACCCTGGGACGATTCGTTCGCCTAATCGTACTGTCCAACTTCGATTTTCCACGTCGCTACCAGGAATATTAGTGACTAAATTGCCAAAGCGATCGATATATTGGATGCAACCAATTATTTCTGTAGGAGTATAGATTAACTGGGGTAAGTCTAACTGTAGTAGCGTAGCAAGATCGATCGTTCTCCCCAATTCTCTTAAGGGAACTCCACTCGCAAGATGCGCCCCTACTGGGGCAAAAATATCTCGTCCGTGAAAAGTCTTTGAGAGTTGGGGAGTGCGCCAGTATTGAGAATGAGTCAGTTCTACAACGGCGATCGCAGGGCTTTGACTCAATACGCCGCTAAAAATTCCATTATCTGGTCCCACTAAGAATCCATGCTCGAATTCTATGGCGATCGCGCGTCTATTGCTACCTACCCCAGGATCGACTACAGCCACATGCACGGTTCCATCAGGAAAATAGCCATAGGCATCCAACAAGCAAAATCTAGCCGCAGCGAGATTCTGGGGCGGGATCTCGTGAGTAATATCGATAACTGTCAGCTTAGGGTTCACTTGGGCGATCGCACCTTTCATGACTCCTACATACACGTCACTGAAGCCAAAATCACTGGTTAAAGTCAAAATCCGGTTTGAATTCATCTGTATTACAGGCATTTGCTGGAATATGTCTTAAAAATGTTTAAATTTATTTCTGTAGCTATTGTTACTAAAATTTCTCTATGTTAGGATAAATCAACATAAACAAGATAAGTAAAAATAATGTTCTCTATGAGCAGAAATAAACAACAAGCTGTAAAACAAGCCGCCGAAGCTCACCGTCAGAATATTCAAAAAAGTCTACAACATCGTTTAGATGTTGCCAGAGCTAACGGAGATGAGAATCTCATCCGCCAGCTAGAAGCAGAAATGAGATACTTCAACTGAAGCTGCAACTAAGTTTTTGTCACAAGGTTTGATGCCACTGACTTGAGAAATTACAAACAACCGATAAAATACTGACATTCGCGGGATGCATCTTAAGTGCATCCTTTTTGTTTGCATATCCTTTATTTAACTATCCGCGCGATCGCGTTCAGAACACTAAGCATCAATTGGGAATAGCTATACTGGTTGGTTAAAGTTCCTACTCAAACACCAACTTAACTGAGGATATGCCTATGCCACCGGATCTATCAGCCGTGATGACAGACGTATGGCACGTACTAACTAAAAATAATCGTTGGATGAGCTGGAATTTGTTTCTAGCTTTTGTTCCTTTAACTTTGAGTGCGTGGCTATTTCTTAGAGGAAGTCAAAAGCGGCGTTGGCTATTTTGGCTATTATTTTTGGATTTGTTGGCTTTCTTACCGAGTGCGCGTCATGTTTTAACTAATATATTACGTTTCAATATGAGTATCGTTACATCCGAGCTAATATGGGTCGTACCCTTAGTTTGTATTCCTTTATATCTCTTATTTATCTCATCCGCTAGAGAGCATTGGCAAACTTTTAACTGGTCAATTTTATTTTTAGTATTTTTTGCTTTTTTACCGAACGCACCGTATGTTTTAACTGATATCATTCATTTATATCGAGATATTAGAGATATTCACTCAGTTTGGCTAATTACTTTGGTTCTCATCCCAGTATATGTATTATTTATGGGAGCTGGATTTGAGGCATACGTACTATCTTTAATTAACCTGGGGTCTTATTTACAAAGAATTGGTAAAAGTACGTGGATTTTGGGCACAGAGCTGATCGCTCACGCTTTGTGTGCAATAGGAGTCTATTTAGGTAGATTTTTGCGGTTTAATAGTTGGGATTTTATCACCCAACCCGATATTCTCCTTACTGCTGTAGTTGAAGATTTATTCGGCAAACGTCCGGTTGTTATTATGATTGTTACCTTCGCAGTTATTACGGGTTTGTACTGGCTGATGAAGCAGATTACGCTTAGAATTATGGGAAAAAATCGTCTAGAAGCTATTTCTGCTCGCGAAGAAGGCAAAATCGATTCGTTGTAAAGTAGAGACGCAAAATTTTACGTCTCTATTGCTTTTACGCTCTATTCCTTTTATAAAGGAACCAATTCGGGAAAATGTAGTAATAGTTGATCGTTCGTCAGTTCTTCGCCAAATTGAGCGGGAGAAAACTGGACTTGAATTGCCCACAATCTTTTTTGATAGTGTAGATTAATCAGGGCTTTCAATCCAGCCTTCATCGCATTTATATCTGCCAGATTAGTTTCTAATTCCGGCACTTCTCCGTCATAAACTACACTCAGCATGACGACTAAGTTACGGGTAACGGGCAAGGAAAAAGCTTCATTTGTAGTAGCGGGGGAACTTAAATCTGGTTCGCTTAAGTAGCGTTGGGCAGAATCGGTAAATAATTCGTTGAAATAGTCGCTGGCTGCACCTTCATCCCAGAATACATCGCCTTCATTTGCCCCAGAGAGCCAATACTCGTCATATTGCAGTAAGCTTTGACAAATTTCTGCCAAACCTTCACCTACGACTTCAATATCGCCGTCAGCGTCTATGGCTTCCCTTGCCTGACGGTTGAGAATTCCTAATAGCGGTGCTACTTCTTGCCCTGCAAGATGGAGAAATATCCGACAGCCAACAAACCGAGTCCGCCCTGATATTCGATTAATCCGATCGCGCCATGAATTCATAATCTTCCCTCCATATCTTCTTACTCAATTTATCGCGCTCTCACAAATCTTTCTCCCCCTCGATCGCTAGATTTAAGGGAATTGACGGTAAGATCGGAAGCAAAATTGTCAAGTCATGAATATCGGTATTATCGGACTGGGGTTGATTGGAGGCTCGTTGGGCTTAGACTGGCGATCGCAAGGACACAAAGTTTTCGGTGTCAGTCGGCGCGAATCTACTTGCGCCCAGGCGATCGCTTGTGGTGCTGTCGATCGGGCTAGCGCCGATCTTGCCAGTCTCAAAACCGCAGAAGTTATTTTTATCTGCACTCCTTTGGCAGCGATTCGCCCTACCGTAGAACAACTGATTCCCCACATAGATCCAGCAACAGTTTTAACCGATGTCGGTTCGGTAAAAGCCCCAATTGTAGACGCGATCGCCCCTTTGTGGCACAACTTTGTCGGCGGACACCCAATGGCTGGTAAAGCCGAAAGTGGTATTGAAGTTGCCCAAACAGGATTATTTATCGGCAAACCTTATGCGATCGCCGCGATTGATACTACACCACCAACAGCCGTGAAGGTTGTCGAGCAATTAGCGCGATCGCTCCAAGCTACTATATATCATTGTCACCCAGCCGATCACGACCGCGCCGTCAGTTGGATTTCTCATTTACCAGTCATGGTTAGCGCCAGTTTAATTGCTGCTTGTGCCAGCGAACCTAACCCAGCAGTGCTGGAATTAGCACAACAACTTGCTAGTTCTGGATTTCGCGATACAAGTCGCGTTGGAGGTGGTAGCCCTGAATTAGGAGTGATGATGGCGCGGTACAATCGCCCAGAGTTGTTGCGATCGCTACAACAATATCGCGATCGATTAGATGAGATCGCGCAATTAATTGTACGAGAAGATTGGCAAGCTTTAGAAAAACAATTAAATTCAACTCAGCTAGCTAGACCAAAGTTTCTCCGAGAGTAATGTCACACTTTTGAGTTGCGAGATATTAGGTAAAATTTTAGTCACTTTTGGCAGATTCATCACTTGAACTGCCAATTCCACAATCTCTCAATCTGGAGTGAAATCAAATTCATCTCTAGACTTATTTCTGATTTCTACTCATTAAAGATAAGTTAAATCCGCTCGGAAGCTATAGAAAGTACTGGGCGAGATCGGCAATAGAAGAAATTTGGCAGCGATCGCAAGTAGTTTCGGTTGACTGCTAAAAGCTCGATGGTAGATTGCAGGTTGCAATTATATTGTATTCCTAAGAATGCTTATATAACTACATAAATATAAATCGATACGTGTATTCTCGAAAATGCAGGAACATAAAAAGAGGCTAGGAGGTCTTAAATTTGGGAATGCTTTGTCTCCCATCTTCTGTATTCTTAATTTAGTAATTTATGTATATTGCAACACTGAAATTTACAGATAAATAACAGTAGATCTAAGGTTTATAACTCGTAGCGAAAAGTTATAAATCTATCTAGTATGTTTACATAGCTTAATGATATAGTAAGTATTTGTACTGCTGAGGGTAACTTCAATGCTAGACCCTGCTTTATGCGCTCGTCCTCTGAGCCAGTGGCTTGTCTTGAAGTCAACGCTTTCCCACTGGCTGATGACTCCCGTACTGGTTGTCATACCGCTAACAGCTTTCATTCTGCTAGTCAAATTTTTTCCCAAATGGCGTTGGAAGCGTTACATGTTGGTGATGGGAAGTTTATCGCTAGTAGCTTACTTTCTTGTTAGTTTTCCGGCTACAGTCGCGATCGCCAGTAAGGGATTAATTGCCTTTTTACCTGAAGATCCGGGTAGGAAAGCAGATGCGATCGTGATTTTAGGTCGCGGTGCGTACATGAGAAAGTCTAGAGTAGAGGTTGCTGCTGACCTGTGGAAAAGCAAACGCGCTCCCCTAATTTTTGCCAGTGGTGCAGGGGATGGAGCAGATATTGTGAAGATGCTCAAAACGGAAGGAGTCCCCAAGTCAGTATTGAAAGCCGAAAGTTGTTCTCAGACAACAGAAGAGAACGCACTATTTACAGCGGCGATGTTGCAACCGATGGGAGTGAAGCGAATCGTTTTGATCACGGACTCGCCACATATGATGCGATCGCTACTAACGTTTCGCAGTCTGGGGTTCACCGTTTTTCCCCGTCCTACTCCTTTGCCTGCAAACTTGCCACCCACAAGAAGGGCAATGATGATTTTCTACGAATACATGGGTTTATTTAACTATGGTATCAAAGGATACTGGCAGCCTCAGAATGCAGAAATGGAGCAAAACCCGTACATAGCTCAACAGCAAGCAGCAAACGGTTGAGAGTTATCAGTGACTAGTGACTAGTGACTAGTGACTAGTGGCTAGTGGCTAGTGGCTAGAATTGCTCCTCCGCTCTGCTCCCCTGCTTCCTCTGCTCCCCTGCTCGTGCGCTCCCTACTCCCTGCTCCCTTCATAAATCGGCAACTGTACCGTTAATGTTGCCCCCATACCCTCACCGTGGCTCTCTGCCCAAATTGTACCGCCATGTAGCTCGACTAATTGACGAGCGATCGCCAAACCAAGTCCTAAACCGCCGTAGGCGCGAGTCATGCTACTGTCTGCCTGTCGAAAATATTCAAATATGTAGGGGAGAAAATCTGCACTAATGCCTTTACCTGTATCGCTCACTTGGATTTGGGCGTAGTTGGTAGTTGGTAGTTGGTAATGGGTAATGGGTAATGGGTAATTGGTTGTGATTCTCCCCTGCTCCTCCGCTCCCCTGCTCCTCTGCTCTCTTCCCCCTGCTCCCAGCTCGTCCCTGCTCCCTGCTCCCAGCTCGTCCCTGCTCCCCACTCGTGCGAGCGAGATCTCTATCTGTCCGCCAGATGGGGTAAATTTAACTGCGTTAGAAAGTAAATTCCATACAACTTGCTGAAGACGGCTGCTATCACCCCGCACCATTCCTACATTAGGGTTCAAACTGAGTCCAATCTGAATTGATTTTGCTTCTGCTGCCAGAACTACGGTATCTAAGGCAGATGTAATTGTATTTGCCAGATCGACTATTTCCCAATTAAGTTTCAGCTTGCCCCTCAGAATGCGGGAGACATCTAATAGATCTTCGATTAATTGTGCTTGTAGCTTGGCATTGCGTTCGATGGTATCGAGAGCGCGATCGATTGTTGCAGGATTTAACTGATTTGTTCGCAGCAGTCGCGACCAACCTAAAATTGGGTTGAGAGGAGACCGAAGCTCGTGGGAGACGATCGCCAAAAACTCGTCTTTAACGCGGTTTGCTTTCTCTGCTGTTTCCTGAGCTACCAATGCTCGATCGCGCATCTGGCGATATTCTTGGACTCTAAATGTGAGATCTGTCACATCTTGAATTGATAATAGGGCGTAAAACTCATCCCCCTCTAAAGCAGGTAACGAGGTGACAGTTGTATGCTGAATGCGCATTTGCCCTTGGGGTAGAGAGGCGGGAATGACGTGTTTGTGTAACTGAGAAGAAAAGATTGTGGGGGGTCCCCCTTGAAATATTTGCTGCAAGCGGTTGGCATACTGAGTTTGATGAAAGTGGGGGTAGCGATCGCCGATACAAGTCCCTAACATTTCAGCTCTAGATAGCTTAGTCCATTCTTCTAAGCAGCTATTCCAGAACAAGATCGTTAGATCCGAACGCAAAATACAAGCCCCTAAAGGTACTTGGTCTAGAATACTAAAATTCTGCTGGGCTTGTTGCAGTTGCTGCATACTCAAAAATAAATGGCGATCGCAAAAAAATTCAGCGCTAAACTTGTATCTCTAATAACTATGACACTTCTTCGATCGCTGCAATGAGTTGGTCGAACGTTTGCAATTCAAATATAAAAATAAGATCGCCAATCACTTGAAGCTGTTCAATTGTAAAACTTGCTTGCGCCAATACAATTGTGGAGTCATCTGGTTCAACAGCAGCAAATAAATTTTCTACAGTATCTTCCGTGTATGTAGGAATTAAGTAATTCATCCGCTGCTTCAACAGATTGCCCAACGAACCGATTACCCCGTTAATGACAATGTTGCCCACTTCAGTTAAAGTGCCAATTTTTACTGCATCAAGATCGGGAGAGCCTAGATCTTCTCCTGTGAGAATAGATACGAGTGTTGATGCACTCTCGGTAGGAAATACTAGCTCTGCGCTGCCATTAATAGAGCCAGTAAATCCCAACCTTACAGTAGCTAAATAGTTACTATTAAATCTAGCAATTAATTCTTGCTGCAAATCTTCAACAGTCAATACCTGAATGAAGGGGATCTCCAGGCAGATGGGAAAACCAACCATTTCATTTAAGAGACTGGCAGCTCGACCCACGCCAATATTAATCAATTCTTTTATTGCATCAATTTGGTCTTCTGTCAACTGCTTCACGAGAGATCCTCTAGAAGCTAAAAACTTGTCGGACGGTCTGGCGTAGCTCATCTTCTTTTGGTGGCTTATTGATAAAAGCAGTTGCTCCTAAGTTATATCCTCGCTGACGAGAACTTTCTTGAATATCTGCCGAGATAATAATTGTGGGAATAGCCAATCCCTGTTCTTTTAAAGTGTGGAGCAATTCAAACCCATTCATGTCAGGCATGAGAATGTCTGTTACTAAACAATCTGGAGCGCGATCGCGAACAATACTTAATGCTTCTTTACCGTTAGTCGCCTCCCAAATCTCATAGCCATCAGCTTGCAAAAATTTGCGAATCATCCGGCGGCTGAATGCAGCATCATCAACTATCAAAACAGATATCATTGCCGATCTTCTAAGCTATTACCTATCATATTATCGAAAAGATCGACAGAAAGTATTTCACGCATCACTCACCGACGACAAATAGCAAAAGACAAATTTACATCTACCTAGAGTCAGTGTAGTATAGGCTATCAAATATACGATGTATTTAATTCCTATCAGTCATGGAGTCACTCGAAATCGATGACGATATCAAAGCATTTTTAGTTGAAAGTTACGAAAATCTGAATCAGATCGAGCAAGTTATTCTCAATCTAGAAGATAATTCTGCAAATTCCGAACATTTAACTCGTATTTATCGCGCCCTCCATACAATTAAAGGTAACTGCGGTTTTTTACCGTTGCCCAAACTAGAATCAGTCGCCCATGCAGGAGAAAATTTACTAGGAAAATTGCGGGAACAGCATTTCACTCTCAATCCCCAGATTGTCAGTATTTTACTTCAAACTGTCGATGCAATTCGCCAAATCTTAGCCCAAATTGAAGCGACTGGCAATGAGGGAGATGGCGATTATGCCGCACTCATTGCAGCGTTGGAGGGAGTAGGGAGTGTGGGAGAGGGGGGAGACAAGGGAGAGGGGGGAGACAAGGGAGAGGGGGGAGACAAGGGAGAGGGGGGAGACAAGGGAGACAAGGGAGAGGGGGGAGACAAGGGAGACAAGGGAGAGGGGGGAGACAAGGGAGACAAGGGAGAGGGGGGAGACAAGGGAGAGGGGGGAGACAA
This window of the Chroococcidiopsis thermalis PCC 7203 genome carries:
- a CDS encoding glycosyltransferase, coding for MTMKKVAILTHDIGGGAFTSLGTALSRGFQELGINCEFVVLKATQAEKEQYPNINIVTLNTQRTAFSLLPTVRYLKQSKPDVIFPMPWYFNITAIWARYLSGIDSQIIIGEHNIISLETGIEHQDKLHLQSLPMLMRYTYPYGDGLIAVSQDTIADLVETIKVPPRIPMRVIFNPIDLDRVQQLAKKPTDHPWFLDSETPTIVTVARLAKQKQLDVLLRAFARVVKIQPARLLILGEGPLRSQLENLCYELQIEDCVAMPGYDRNPYRYMSACDVFVLASAWEGCPIALQEAMACGAAVVVNDAPGGSKDLIEYGKHGMMVAAGDSEALATGILQILSNSSLKQHYQNQARKRARDFQYLKIAQQYLDFSTTGLVRQEVLCR
- a CDS encoding glycosyltransferase family 4 protein, which translates into the protein MDRSHNFRIAWLLPVAWFYWQPALCQFTQIFPQTKVFTGLFPGFARGFDNSFVVEVIGKFHVLEMARETTSYGSNFTYLSPSIIFHLLRLRPHAIFSSSFGIWTILALLLKPLCWWRVIIAYEGSSPSVDYRNSALRLLVRRLMVKLADACITNSHAGKAYLVDILNAKDSRVFVQPYEIPDTKTLAIQENLELNNSQIQRPVFLFVGHIIPRKGLQILLEACQILQQQGYREYTLQVIGNGSQQEELEKFAQENHLTDCIQWVGRVDYNLISAYFHNADVFVLPTLEDTWGVVVLEAMLMGKPILCSTGAGTSELIVHGENGYVFDPNQPEKLAELMCQFINRPTAIADMGKKSQQIMCQYTPEAASKCLVQVTNLVLNN
- a CDS encoding ElyC/SanA/YdcF family protein — translated: MAAKKRSQFKLLNITLIRQQEIWLPTVWGWLFLILLTLTLLTVSISNLPSFLAVNQPVNAEVLVIEGWLPDYAVKEALARFKRGSYRQIVTTGIPIERGCYLAEYKNYAELAAATLKTLGLESEKIVPVPTPEVRKDRTYASAIAFKQWLEKANTPIKSIDLLTLDLHARRSWLLYRQALASTNTKVGIIAMPPIDYDPKYWWRYSAGVRKLINELVAYIYARFINWNT
- a CDS encoding DUF2301 domain-containing membrane protein; translation: MTQQIVSETYQGQFGEFTIDKSDRLGVIIYRTGLAIAALSFAIGSTLVLSNPHPGVFPALTPLFFCFCGALGVSLLTIHIYLAVLHRVLQIFWAIGTIAAVAIALSNSTPLAVTVYEHPITLLGVGFIFAALTGIYFKEAFCFNRFETKFLTPLVPILLLGHLSGILPLQWEQIMLGTWAVLFVIFAIRKAVQPIPPDIGDKSVFAYLKTQKTATVDSQ
- a CDS encoding SAM hydrolase/SAM-dependent halogenase family protein, giving the protein MNSNRILTLTSDFGFSDVYVGVMKGAIAQVNPKLTVIDITHEIPPQNLAAARFCLLDAYGYFPDGTVHVAVVDPGVGSNRRAIAIEFEHGFLVGPDNGIFSGVLSQSPAIAVVELTHSQYWRTPQLSKTFHGRDIFAPVGAHLASGVPLRELGRTIDLATLLQLDLPQLIYTPTEIIGCIQYIDRFGNLVTNIPGSDVENRSWTVRLGERIVPGCQTYSNVSPEAALALVGSHGWVEIAINCGNAQLQLQQHWGDRVEVVISER
- a CDS encoding DUF1361 domain-containing protein; this encodes MPPDLSAVMTDVWHVLTKNNRWMSWNLFLAFVPLTLSAWLFLRGSQKRRWLFWLLFLDLLAFLPSARHVLTNILRFNMSIVTSELIWVVPLVCIPLYLLFISSAREHWQTFNWSILFLVFFAFLPNAPYVLTDIIHLYRDIRDIHSVWLITLVLIPVYVLFMGAGFEAYVLSLINLGSYLQRIGKSTWILGTELIAHALCAIGVYLGRFLRFNSWDFITQPDILLTAVVEDLFGKRPVVIMIVTFAVITGLYWLMKQITLRIMGKNRLEAISAREEGKIDSL
- a CDS encoding DUF1517 domain-containing protein — translated: MNSWRDRINRISGRTRFVGCRIFLHLAGQEVAPLLGILNRQAREAIDADGDIEVVGEGLAEICQSLLQYDEYWLSGANEGDVFWDEGAASDYFNELFTDSAQRYLSEPDLSSPATTNEAFSLPVTRNLVVMLSVVYDGEVPELETNLADINAMKAGLKALINLHYQKRLWAIQVQFSPAQFGEELTNDQLLLHFPELVPL
- a CDS encoding prephenate/arogenate dehydrogenase translates to MNIGIIGLGLIGGSLGLDWRSQGHKVFGVSRRESTCAQAIACGAVDRASADLASLKTAEVIFICTPLAAIRPTVEQLIPHIDPATVLTDVGSVKAPIVDAIAPLWHNFVGGHPMAGKAESGIEVAQTGLFIGKPYAIAAIDTTPPTAVKVVEQLARSLQATIYHCHPADHDRAVSWISHLPVMVSASLIAACASEPNPAVLELAQQLASSGFRDTSRVGGGSPELGVMMARYNRPELLRSLQQYRDRLDEIAQLIVREDWQALEKQLNSTQLARPKFLRE